One Alkaliphilus sp. B6464 genomic window carries:
- the efp gene encoding elongation factor P, producing the protein MISASDFRKGVTFEMNGEPYVVLDFQHVKPGKGAAFVRTKYKNLKNGGTREEAFNPSDKFPRAHIETKEMQYLYNDGELYYFMDNETFEQSPLTYEEVEDAIKFLKENANATIKFYHGKPFQVDPPNFVELQIVETEPGVKGDTASNVTKSATVETGAVIHVPLFVNEGDTVRIDTRTGEYMSRI; encoded by the coding sequence ATGATTTCAGCAAGTGATTTTAGAAAAGGCGTAACTTTTGAGATGAATGGGGAACCTTATGTGGTTTTAGATTTTCAACACGTAAAGCCAGGTAAAGGAGCTGCCTTTGTTAGAACAAAATATAAAAATTTAAAAAATGGTGGTACTAGAGAAGAAGCATTTAACCCAAGTGATAAATTCCCAAGGGCTCATATAGAAACAAAAGAAATGCAATACTTATATAATGATGGTGAATTATATTACTTTATGGATAATGAAACTTTTGAGCAAAGCCCATTAACATATGAAGAAGTTGAAGATGCAATTAAATTTTTAAAAGAAAATGCAAATGCTACTATTAAGTTTTACCATGGAAAGCCATTCCAAGTAGATCCTCCAAACTTTGTTGAGCTACAAATAGTTGAAACAGAACCTGGAGTAAAGGGAGATACTGCAAGTAACGTAACAAAATCTGCCACAGTTGAAACTGGAGCTGTAATCCATGTGCCTTTATTTGTTAATGAAGGAGATACTGTTAGAATCGATACTCGAACTGGAGAGTATATGTCAAGAATATAG
- a CDS encoding CD1247 N-terminal domain-containing protein, with amino-acid sequence MEFLYEKVAYLKGLADGLNIEETTKEGRLLVSIIDVLEDFADSIVELNEDADEMAEYIEAMDEDLTNIEEDLYEDDEDEDDDDIDFVEVECPNCHEEVYIDEDLLYEDDIDVVCPRCNEKVEFEEVDGCCCNHDFDDFDDEE; translated from the coding sequence ATGGAATTTTTATACGAAAAAGTAGCTTATTTAAAAGGATTAGCTGATGGTCTTAACATCGAAGAAACAACTAAGGAAGGAAGACTTTTAGTTAGTATTATTGATGTTTTAGAAGATTTTGCTGATTCAATTGTAGAATTAAACGAGGATGCAGATGAAATGGCTGAATATATAGAAGCTATGGATGAAGACTTAACAAATATTGAAGAGGATTTATATGAAGATGATGAGGACGAAGACGATGATGACATCGATTTTGTTGAAGTAGAATGCCCTAATTGTCATGAAGAAGTATATATAGATGAGGACCTATTATATGAAGATGATATTGATGTGGTATGTCCAAGATGCAATGAAAAAGTAGAATTCGAAGAGGTAGACGGTTGCTGCTGTAACCATGATTTTGATGATTTTGACGATGAAGAATAG
- a CDS encoding stage III sporulation protein AG — protein MRIKEIKDLLKELISKKHVANIIVILAVAIIALIFSSDFLVKDSSAKNNIKETVGDTFVKQEEVFKTEEEIVEVRLKKILERIKGSGEVEVMVTFEMGSEIIPASNTVETKDTTEEKDSNGGIRTVTSQNLTENIVTTNDNTGNKPLVIKEIKPRVKGVIVVAEGADDIEVKMQLYDAVKTVLQVSGDRVQVYTRN, from the coding sequence ATGAGGATAAAGGAAATTAAGGATCTATTAAAGGAATTAATATCAAAGAAACATGTAGCTAATATTATTGTAATTCTTGCAGTAGCCATAATTGCTTTAATATTTTCAAGTGATTTTCTAGTTAAAGATTCAAGTGCGAAAAACAATATTAAAGAAACTGTAGGAGACACATTTGTTAAACAAGAAGAAGTATTTAAAACAGAGGAAGAAATAGTAGAGGTGAGATTAAAGAAGATACTTGAGAGGATAAAAGGTTCTGGTGAGGTAGAGGTTATGGTTACATTTGAAATGGGTTCAGAAATTATTCCAGCATCTAATACTGTTGAAACTAAAGATACTACAGAAGAGAAGGATTCTAATGGTGGCATTAGGACCGTTACATCTCAAAATCTTACAGAAAATATTGTTACTACAAATGATAACACTGGGAATAAACCTCTAGTAATAAAAGAAATTAAACCTCGGGTAAAGGGTGTAATTGTTGTAGCCGAAGGAGCTGACGATATAGAAGTAAAAATGCAGTTATATGATGCGGTAAAAACTGTGCTGCAAGTCTCGGGGGATCGAGTTCAGGTTTATACTAGAAACTAA
- the spoIIIAA gene encoding stage III sporulation protein AA, producing MEKRMNLINQSKGEASVVSNLEFYLCPDVRKIIKKIPDDFKLILEEIRLRVNKPLMVFGGQKDYFVDLNGNLTLTPNNSYYINRENIEKTLQFASDYSIYSVEDELKNGYITIQGGHRIGIVGKVLMDSKGIRTLKNFSGLNIRISREKLGVAATVLPHIITSNGEFLNTLIVSPPQCGKTTLLRDIIRMISQGVPHMNFRGIKVGVVDERSEIGACFQGVPQNDLGPRTDILDSCPKAEGMMMLIRAMSPQVIATDEIGREEDSISIEEAMMAGIKLITTVHGRSLENILNKKIVGKLVKDGVFERIVFLSNSNGVGTVDSIVDGFNLTYLYQNTKQNRLCI from the coding sequence GTGGAAAAACGTATGAACTTAATAAACCAAAGTAAAGGTGAAGCATCTGTTGTTTCAAATCTAGAGTTTTATCTATGCCCAGATGTTAGAAAAATTATAAAAAAAATACCTGATGATTTTAAATTAATTTTAGAAGAAATACGATTAAGGGTTAACAAGCCTTTAATGGTATTTGGAGGACAGAAAGACTATTTTGTTGATTTGAATGGAAATCTTACATTAACTCCTAATAATAGTTATTACATAAATAGAGAAAACATTGAAAAAACATTACAGTTTGCCTCTGATTACTCTATATATTCAGTTGAAGATGAGCTGAAGAACGGATATATAACTATACAGGGTGGACATAGAATTGGAATAGTAGGGAAAGTATTAATGGATAGTAAAGGCATAAGAACGCTGAAAAATTTTAGTGGTTTAAATATTAGAATATCTAGAGAGAAGTTAGGTGTGGCAGCTACTGTATTGCCTCATATCATTACTTCTAATGGAGAATTTTTAAATACATTAATTGTTTCGCCACCGCAATGTGGAAAGACGACATTACTAAGAGATATTATCCGCATGATAAGTCAAGGGGTACCACATATGAATTTTAGAGGTATAAAGGTTGGTGTAGTTGATGAAAGATCAGAAATAGGGGCTTGCTTTCAAGGCGTCCCACAAAATGATTTAGGACCTAGAACAGATATACTAGACTCTTGTCCAAAGGCTGAAGGGATGATGATGTTAATTAGAGCTATGTCCCCACAAGTAATTGCTACAGACGAAATTGGTAGGGAAGAGGATAGTATATCTATAGAAGAGGCTATGATGGCGGGAATAAAGTTAATTACTACAGTACACGGAAGATCATTGGAAAATATATTAAATAAAAAGATTGTTGGTAAATTAGTTAAGGATGGAGTATTTGAAAGGATAGTATTTTTATCAAATAGCAATGGAGTAGGTACTGTAGATAGTATTGTTGACGGATTTAATCTAACCTATCTATACCAAAATACAAAGCAGAATAGGTTGTGTATTTAG
- the spoIIIAE gene encoding stage III sporulation protein AE, whose product MKKIKNILVLTMILLIAFAGVSWANEDAVTPESIIADQLDKLNINDLQQIIDSMNDDLEEYIPKIEIKPVITKILKGEGIISLQDIINGTIKYFFKEVVANWKILGQIIVLSAIYAILSNLQSAFENDAVGKLAYTVCYLVIITITIKSFMIAINLGKETIDTMVTFMQALLPILLAILIAMGGLKTSAFFHPVLLGSIGFIGTIIKSVVLPLILFSAVLAIVNNLSSKVQVTKLASLLKQSAVVILGFVLTAFIGIISIQGITASTVDGITIRTAKFAVDKFIPIVGGFLSDAMDTVIGYSLLLKNSIGVIGLIAIFIICLIPMVKIIALITIYKICSAIVEPISQSQLADCLNHMSNSLVLIFATVSSVAIMFFITITIIVGAGNITVMMR is encoded by the coding sequence ATGAAAAAAATTAAAAATATCTTAGTTTTAACTATGATATTACTTATTGCTTTTGCTGGGGTGTCTTGGGCTAATGAAGATGCTGTTACCCCGGAAAGTATAATTGCCGATCAACTAGACAAGCTTAACATTAATGATTTACAGCAAATAATTGATTCTATGAATGATGATTTAGAAGAATATATCCCTAAAATTGAAATAAAGCCTGTTATAACTAAAATACTTAAGGGAGAAGGTATTATATCGTTGCAAGATATAATAAATGGAACTATAAAATATTTTTTTAAGGAGGTTGTAGCTAACTGGAAAATATTAGGACAGATAATAGTTTTATCCGCTATATATGCTATATTAAGTAATCTGCAGAGTGCATTTGAAAATGATGCTGTAGGGAAATTAGCATATACTGTATGTTATTTAGTTATTATTACGATTACTATTAAAAGTTTTATGATAGCTATCAACTTAGGTAAAGAAACTATCGATACAATGGTTACGTTTATGCAGGCACTACTACCAATTTTACTTGCAATATTAATTGCAATGGGAGGACTAAAAACTTCGGCTTTTTTTCATCCAGTTTTACTAGGATCAATTGGTTTTATAGGAACAATAATAAAATCTGTAGTATTACCATTAATACTATTTTCTGCAGTTTTAGCGATAGTCAACAATCTTTCGTCTAAAGTGCAAGTAACAAAACTGGCTAGCTTATTAAAGCAATCGGCAGTAGTTATATTAGGTTTTGTTTTAACCGCGTTTATTGGAATAATATCTATACAGGGAATAACGGCATCAACTGTAGATGGTATTACAATAAGGACGGCTAAATTTGCAGTAGATAAGTTTATACCTATTGTAGGAGGATTTTTATCTGATGCTATGGACACAGTAATTGGATATTCACTGCTACTTAAAAATAGTATTGGTGTAATAGGTTTGATTGCGATTTTTATTATTTGCTTAATCCCTATGGTTAAAATCATTGCATTGATAACTATATATAAAATATGCTCTGCTATTGTAGAGCCAATTTCACAAAGCCAGCTGGCAGATTGTTTAAATCATATGAGTAACTCATTAGTCCTAATATTTGCAACAGTATCTTCAGTAGCAATTATGTTTTTTATCACGATAACTATTATAGTTGGCGCAGGTAATATTACAGTAATGATGAGGTAG
- the spoIIIAF gene encoding stage III sporulation protein AF, producing MELLREWIITIISVIIFVAFVEILIPNSNHKRYINVVVGFLLMIVILNPITNLIGGEIDFQEGVIKTSNQLELATAKNRINNIQTSNNEAVVKLYKNEISKQLKSRIEENTEYIVKEILVEIEDDSKSSNFGLIDSFSITLKETNKYKEPPKTKIEPVQINVSLGRKNNNTVEAHSILINNESDLLKDDISNFYNVSKDNINIYVLKSN from the coding sequence GTGGAACTTCTGAGAGAGTGGATTATTACAATAATATCAGTCATTATATTTGTAGCATTTGTAGAAATATTGATACCTAATTCAAATCATAAAAGGTATATAAATGTGGTGGTTGGATTCTTGCTTATGATAGTTATATTAAATCCAATAACAAATCTTATAGGTGGTGAAATTGATTTTCAGGAGGGAGTTATTAAGACATCTAATCAATTAGAGTTAGCAACAGCTAAAAATCGAATAAATAACATTCAAACTAGTAATAACGAAGCTGTTGTTAAATTATACAAAAATGAAATTAGCAAGCAACTCAAAAGTCGTATTGAAGAAAACACAGAATATATTGTTAAAGAGATACTAGTCGAAATCGAAGATGACAGTAAAAGTTCCAACTTTGGTTTAATTGATAGTTTTAGCATTACATTAAAGGAAACTAATAAATACAAAGAGCCTCCAAAGACGAAAATTGAGCCAGTACAAATAAATGTATCTTTAGGAAGAAAAAATAATAATACTGTAGAGGCTCATAGCATATTGATTAATAATGAGAGTGATCTACTAAAGGACGATATTAGTAATTTTTACAATGTATCAAAGGATAACATAAATATTTATGTACTTAAGAGTAATTAA
- a CDS encoding SpoIIIAH-like family protein: MKFSVKARKNFVIFSLVLMLGVISYVNYSLNQQALLETSSELEKYELAMMEEHGILDDLLDEEAVFKENEEVEVAEEAPPVGDELAVEDKEEIEKIEKKEITNAVIVDSADTNELTELAQATDIEISETVTSKKLMKSNTYFIESKLERDKKRSEMISNLNDIINGQNTSEEIRDQAVSMKLSTITSTEKEVFIENMIMAKGFNDVIVYLSDQSINIVVSSDNLTEKDVAKIVDIVNRETDIAMDNIIIMSKK, encoded by the coding sequence ATGAAATTTTCAGTTAAAGCAAGAAAAAACTTTGTTATCTTCTCATTAGTGCTAATGTTAGGTGTCATAAGTTATGTTAATTATAGCTTAAATCAGCAAGCGCTTCTTGAAACTTCTAGCGAACTTGAGAAATATGAATTAGCAATGATGGAAGAACATGGTATATTAGATGACTTGTTAGATGAAGAAGCTGTGTTTAAAGAAAATGAAGAAGTGGAAGTTGCAGAGGAAGCTCCTCCTGTTGGAGATGAATTAGCAGTGGAAGATAAAGAAGAAATAGAGAAGATAGAGAAGAAAGAAATTACAAATGCAGTAATTGTTGACAGTGCAGATACTAATGAGCTAACAGAATTAGCGCAAGCTACCGATATCGAAATCTCTGAAACAGTGACAAGTAAAAAATTGATGAAAAGTAACACTTATTTTATTGAGAGTAAATTAGAAAGAGATAAGAAAAGAAGTGAAATGATTAGTAATCTAAATGATATTATAAATGGACAAAATACTAGTGAGGAGATAAGAGATCAAGCTGTAAGTATGAAGCTAAGTACAATTACAAGTACCGAGAAAGAAGTATTTATAGAAAATATGATTATGGCAAAGGGCTTTAATGATGTGATTGTATATTTAAGTGATCAGTCAATTAATATTGTTGTAAGTAGTGACAACTTAACAGAAAAGGATGTTGCCAAAATAGTTGATATAGTAAACAGAGAAACCGACATTGCAATGGATAATATTATTATTATGAGTAAGAAATAG
- the spoIIIAB gene encoding stage III sporulation protein SpoIIIAB: MLLKVVYSIVIVCCSSLLGFIFANTYIERTKLLNSLLSTIQMLETEIVYGATPIPILLEKVGNKSRKEIGSIFFTAADLLSKKQGQTFEEIWHISVSKETEGTCFNKDDIEILLSLGKNLGISNCEDQTKHIRLVQEDLKRHYELSILEQGRNVKLFKNLGFLLGLSIIIILY, translated from the coding sequence ATGTTACTAAAGGTGGTATATTCTATTGTTATTGTCTGCTGTAGTTCATTACTAGGCTTTATTTTTGCCAATACATATATAGAAAGAACAAAGCTTCTTAATAGTCTTTTATCTACAATACAAATGCTAGAAACAGAAATAGTATATGGTGCAACACCAATACCTATTCTTTTAGAAAAGGTAGGAAATAAAAGCAGAAAAGAAATAGGGAGTATTTTTTTTACCGCCGCTGATTTATTAAGTAAAAAGCAAGGGCAAACATTTGAAGAAATCTGGCATATCTCAGTAAGTAAGGAGACGGAAGGTACTTGCTTTAATAAGGATGATATAGAAATATTATTATCTCTTGGTAAAAATCTAGGAATATCTAATTGTGAGGATCAGACGAAGCATATTCGCCTAGTACAAGAAGATTTAAAAAGGCACTATGAGCTTTCGATATTGGAGCAAGGTAGAAATGTTAAATTATTTAAAAATTTAGGGTTCTTATTAGGATTATCAATAATAATAATACTATATTAA
- the spoIIIAC gene encoding stage III sporulation protein AC, protein MIMNVDVIFKIAAIGIVITVLNQVLIKAGREEQATFITLVGVVVVLTMVINLVTNLFDTVRTMFQLY, encoded by the coding sequence ATGATTATGAATGTTGACGTCATATTTAAAATAGCTGCAATTGGAATAGTAATTACTGTACTTAATCAAGTATTAATTAAAGCTGGTAGAGAAGAACAGGCTACTTTTATAACTTTAGTTGGTGTTGTTGTAGTGCTTACTATGGTTATTAACTTAGTAACAAATCTATTTGATACAGTTAGAACAATGTTTCAGTTATATTAA
- a CDS encoding type II secretion system protein gives MTDNEKGFTLLEVLVGLSLFGILGLITISIPNRLYDRTVLTSAAMEVKSALHLSQQLSLDESREYCVEFIGDTFRVREYVVRGRVVLSRKFDKNISVYKASQSRISYNRHGETQYGKFILVNKKGKKIDIDTLIGTGKIRISDIY, from the coding sequence ATGACAGATAATGAAAAAGGATTCACATTATTAGAAGTATTAGTTGGTTTATCATTATTTGGCATATTAGGCTTAATTACTATCAGTATACCTAATAGATTATATGATAGAACAGTATTAACATCTGCTGCTATGGAGGTGAAAAGCGCACTCCATTTATCTCAACAACTAAGTCTAGATGAATCAAGAGAATATTGTGTAGAATTTATAGGAGATACATTTAGGGTAAGGGAGTATGTAGTTAGAGGAAGAGTTGTACTTTCAAGAAAGTTTGACAAAAATATTTCTGTATATAAGGCATCACAAAGTAGAATTTCATATAATAGACATGGTGAAACCCAATATGGAAAATTTATATTAGTAAATAAGAAAGGGAAAAAAATTGATATTGATACCTTAATCGGCACTGGGAAAATACGAATATCGGATATATATTAA
- a CDS encoding M24 family metallopeptidase — MSKRINNLRTLLKDKGLDGILLYKPENRRYASGFTGSTGYALITKNDAKFITDFRYLDQASTQCNGYEIVEINNQKTITDVLNRLDLGKLGIEEDFMTYGQYSDFSNRLVKTELIPLEGALVDLRSVKTLDEVEYIEKAASIADEAFNHILNFVKLGMTELDIALELEFFMKKRGANKLSFESIVASGKRSSLPHGVATSKILEAGDLITLDFGCVYNGYCSDMTRTFVLGKANNKQKEIYNIVLEAQRTSLEAVKPGITGEELDGIARKIISDKGYGQYFGHGLGHGVGLEVHELPHINVRGKVPMEPGMIITIEPGIYISDFGGVRIEDLVLVTGDGYKVLSKSTKDLIELEI, encoded by the coding sequence ATGAGTAAAAGAATTAATAATCTAAGGACACTTCTAAAAGACAAAGGGCTAGATGGGATATTATTATATAAACCTGAAAATAGAAGATATGCATCAGGTTTTACAGGTAGTACTGGCTATGCATTAATTACTAAAAATGATGCTAAATTTATTACAGACTTTAGATATTTGGATCAGGCTTCTACTCAATGTAATGGATATGAGATAGTAGAAATTAATAATCAAAAAACAATTACAGATGTTTTAAATAGACTTGATCTAGGAAAGCTTGGAATTGAAGAGGACTTTATGACCTATGGACAATATAGTGATTTTTCAAACAGACTAGTCAAAACTGAATTAATTCCTTTAGAGGGTGCTCTTGTAGATTTAAGATCTGTAAAAACCTTAGATGAAGTTGAATACATAGAAAAAGCTGCTTCTATAGCAGATGAAGCTTTTAATCATATACTAAACTTTGTAAAACTAGGAATGACTGAATTAGATATTGCTTTAGAATTAGAATTTTTTATGAAAAAAAGAGGAGCTAATAAACTGAGTTTTGAATCTATTGTTGCATCAGGCAAAAGATCTTCTCTACCTCATGGTGTTGCTACTAGTAAAATCCTTGAAGCTGGAGACCTGATTACATTGGATTTTGGTTGTGTATATAATGGATATTGTTCTGACATGACTAGAACTTTTGTTTTAGGAAAAGCTAATAATAAACAAAAAGAAATTTATAATATCGTATTAGAAGCACAAAGAACATCATTAGAGGCAGTAAAGCCAGGTATAACTGGTGAGGAATTAGATGGTATTGCAAGAAAAATAATTAGTGACAAAGGGTATGGTCAGTATTTTGGACATGGCTTAGGCCATGGAGTTGGACTTGAAGTCCATGAACTACCTCATATAAATGTACGGGGTAAAGTACCAATGGAGCCAGGTATGATAATAACTATTGAACCGGGCATATATATTTCTGACTTTGGTGGTGTAAGAATTGAAGATTTAGTTTTAGTTACAGGTGATGGTTATAAAGTTCTATCAAAATCTACAAAAGACCTTATAGAACTTGAAATATAA
- a CDS encoding S-layer homology domain-containing protein produces MKKTKVILIVLVMILIQSITTSIDVQAITLEDRAYNEGKVVGRSSGQIYGQKDYINGKKNNWQKAHAEEEKIVIDDYNLKQETAIYRFNFLRGFREEFKLGYENGYKNFNGNAKKATYDIGLEHGRIFGIIDGEIYGKKDYYEGKINDWRNQIPSEASIRREHSLNNDADKYAEGFLLGYKIAFEESYTNTYRETNIDNSKAPKENGILHGTEMGFKLGSTLGQIDFADKKSNNWEKALPSNLDIMIKYNLNREVQEYREGFLVGFKDGFRDGYIEYFQQQNINLGKENINYKSISMLGGDLTSTDGIMKLKIEPGTIYEEKYLSIQKGDFPILYNTNSYIPVTNTYFIRIENQFKTIGLHNPIMLTFKYYGSERGGIYQLVDDKWRYLYSNIKDGEISTKLDSRFYIGGVYAVIIDDSYTELKDVHSNWAGQEIYTFIRRDYITGYSDKTFRPEASITRAEFITLLGRVMEWDNDVNHDQIKKFSDYNTFGYYGDVIAKATSLKLINGYADNTFKPTKPINYKEIEFILQRIPNNNKFKWSEIEDKMMYERYTRSKSILSKENNITKAEVVYMLYHLQNEGKI; encoded by the coding sequence TTGAAAAAAACTAAAGTGATATTAATTGTTTTAGTTATGATTTTAATTCAATCCATAACTACTTCAATAGATGTCCAAGCTATAACTTTAGAAGATAGGGCGTACAATGAAGGGAAAGTTGTTGGAAGATCCAGTGGGCAGATATATGGACAGAAGGACTATATTAATGGAAAAAAGAATAATTGGCAAAAAGCACATGCTGAAGAAGAAAAAATAGTTATAGATGATTATAATTTAAAGCAAGAAACTGCAATATACCGATTTAATTTTCTTAGGGGATTTAGGGAAGAATTTAAATTGGGTTATGAAAATGGTTATAAAAATTTTAATGGTAATGCAAAGAAAGCTACATATGATATAGGATTAGAACATGGTAGGATATTTGGAATTATAGATGGTGAAATTTATGGTAAGAAGGATTATTATGAAGGCAAAATTAATGATTGGCGAAATCAAATACCATCAGAAGCATCTATTAGAAGAGAACACTCATTAAATAATGATGCAGATAAATATGCAGAAGGTTTCTTATTAGGCTATAAAATTGCCTTTGAAGAATCCTACACTAATACCTATAGAGAAACAAATATAGATAATAGTAAAGCTCCAAAGGAAAATGGAATTTTACACGGAACAGAAATGGGGTTTAAGCTTGGTAGTACACTTGGCCAAATAGATTTTGCAGATAAAAAAAGTAACAATTGGGAAAAGGCACTACCATCTAACTTAGATATTATGATTAAATATAATCTTAATAGAGAAGTTCAGGAATATAGGGAGGGTTTTTTAGTAGGATTTAAAGATGGATTTCGTGATGGATATATAGAATATTTTCAGCAACAAAACATAAACCTAGGAAAAGAAAATATTAATTACAAATCTATATCAATGCTTGGAGGAGATCTTACTAGTACTGATGGAATTATGAAACTGAAAATAGAACCAGGTACAATTTATGAAGAAAAATACCTATCTATACAGAAAGGCGATTTTCCAATCTTATATAATACTAATTCATATATTCCTGTTACAAATACTTACTTCATTAGAATAGAAAATCAATTCAAAACTATTGGTTTACATAATCCTATTATGTTAACCTTTAAATATTATGGATCCGAACGAGGTGGAATATATCAATTAGTTGACGATAAATGGAGATACTTATATAGTAATATAAAAGATGGAGAAATTTCTACAAAGCTAGATTCTAGGTTCTACATTGGAGGAGTATATGCAGTAATTATAGATGACAGCTATACCGAGTTAAAAGATGTTCATAGTAATTGGGCTGGTCAGGAAATATATACATTTATAAGAAGAGATTATATAACTGGGTATAGTGATAAAACATTTAGGCCTGAGGCGAGTATAACTAGGGCAGAATTTATTACTTTATTAGGTAGAGTAATGGAATGGGATAATGATGTGAATCATGATCAGATAAAGAAGTTTAGCGATTATAATACATTTGGATATTATGGAGATGTTATAGCTAAGGCAACATCTTTGAAGCTAATCAATGGTTATGCTGATAACACATTCAAACCAACTAAACCAATTAATTACAAAGAAATTGAATTCATTTTACAGAGGATACCAAATAATAATAAATTTAAATGGAGTGAAATTGAAGATAAGATGATGTACGAAAGGTATACTCGTTCAAAGAGTATATTGAGTAAAGAAAATAACATTACAAAGGCAGAGGTAGTATATATGCTATATCATCTGCAAAATGAAGGTAAAATATAA
- a CDS encoding late competence development ComFB family protein, translating into MKVHNYMEDVVDLVFQRILMEDKYRSQCVCEQCINDIKAIALNNLKPRYIATEKGSVLSKANMFTVQSEIDVTKALVEAMKKVSKLPKHRVIE; encoded by the coding sequence TTGAAAGTACACAACTATATGGAGGACGTTGTAGACCTAGTGTTTCAACGTATATTAATGGAGGATAAATACAGAAGTCAATGTGTTTGCGAGCAGTGTATAAATGATATTAAAGCCATTGCATTAAATAATCTTAAACCTAGGTATATAGCCACAGAAAAAGGCTCTGTTTTATCTAAGGCTAATATGTTTACAGTGCAATCAGAGATTGATGTTACTAAAGCGTTAGTAGAGGCTATGAAGAAAGTAAGCAAACTACCTAAGCATAGGGTGATAGAGTAG
- a CDS encoding shikimate kinase, giving the protein MGNNNIVLVGFMATGKTTIGKMLAQTLDLDFIDMDQLIEEIEGATVNNIFTLNGEAYFREKEHEALDLFKKLENKVISTGGGIIISADNRRKLRDIGKVVYLESSPQWILTNLNRSETIRPLLNETNPIDKIVELLDERRKYYEEVAEFKVVVDGKSLSEIVNNIISIIPPAQ; this is encoded by the coding sequence GTGGGAAATAATAATATTGTTCTAGTAGGATTTATGGCTACAGGTAAAACTACGATAGGTAAGATGTTAGCACAGACATTAGATCTTGATTTTATTGACATGGATCAATTAATAGAAGAAATAGAAGGGGCAACTGTTAACAATATCTTCACTTTAAATGGAGAGGCTTATTTTAGAGAAAAAGAACATGAAGCATTGGACTTATTTAAAAAATTAGAAAACAAAGTAATATCTACTGGAGGAGGTATTATAATTTCAGCAGATAATCGTAGAAAGTTAAGGGATATCGGTAAGGTTGTTTACTTAGAATCTAGTCCTCAATGGATTTTAACTAATTTAAATAGAAGTGAGACTATTAGACCTTTATTAAATGAAACAAATCCTATTGACAAAATAGTAGAACTCCTTGACGAAAGAAGAAAGTACTATGAAGAGGTAGCTGAGTTTAAAGTGGTAGTAGATGGAAAATCACTTAGTGAAATAGTTAATAATATTATTTCTATAATTCCGCCTGCTCAGTAA
- the spoIIIAD gene encoding stage III sporulation protein AD, with translation MEIFQIVAIGLVATILSVLIKNEKPEIGLYISLVAGVIIFLFIATRLQSVIEILSQLANKINIDSIYLSTILKIVGIAYIAEFGAQICKDAGEGVMASKIEFAGKILIMVMAVPILVSLMDLIINMVP, from the coding sequence ATGGAGATCTTTCAAATAGTTGCTATTGGTTTGGTCGCTACTATATTATCTGTATTAATAAAAAATGAAAAGCCAGAAATTGGATTGTATATTAGCCTCGTAGCAGGTGTAATTATATTTTTATTTATAGCGACTAGGCTTCAATCGGTTATTGAAATACTTAGTCAGTTAGCAAATAAAATAAATATTGATTCTATTTATTTATCTACAATTTTAAAAATAGTTGGTATAGCATACATAGCAGAGTTTGGGGCCCAAATTTGCAAGGATGCAGGTGAAGGAGTAATGGCATCTAAAATTGAATTTGCAGGAAAGATTCTTATTATGGTAATGGCAGTACCGATTCTAGTCTCTTTAATGGATTTGATTATCAATATGGTACCTTAG